The following proteins come from a genomic window of Ochotona princeps isolate mOchPri1 chromosome 14, mOchPri1.hap1, whole genome shotgun sequence:
- the ISCA1 gene encoding iron-sulfur cluster assembly 1 homolog, mitochondrial, whose protein sequence is MSASLVRATVRAVSKRKLQPTRAALTLTPSAVNKIKQLLKDKPEHVGVKVGVRTRGCNGLSYTLEYTKTKGDSDEEVVQDGVRVFIEKKAQLTLLGTEMDYVEDKLSSEFVFNNPNIKGTCGCGESFNI, encoded by the exons ATGTCGGCTTCGTTAGTCCGAGCCACCGTCCGGGCTGTGAGCAAGAGGAAGCTGCAGCCCACCCGGGCCGCCCTCACCCTG acaCCTTCAGCAGTAAACAAGATAAAACAGCTTCTTAAGGATAAGCCTGAGCAT GTAGGTGTAAAAGTAGGCGTCCGAACCAGGGGCTGTAATGGTCTTTCTTACACTCTAGAATACACAAAGACAAAAGGAGATTCTGATGAAGAAGTTGTCCAGGACG GAGTCAGAGTGTTCATCGAAAAGAAAGCACAGCTGACACTTTTAGGAACTGAGATGGACTATGTTGAAGACAAATTATCCAGCGAGTTTGTGTTCAATAACCCAAACATCAAAGGAACTTGTGGCTGTGGAGAAAGCTTTAATATTTGA